In Amycolatopsis sp. EV170708-02-1, the following are encoded in one genomic region:
- a CDS encoding NAD+ synthase produces MPQLRIALAQVNTTVGDLEGNAELTVEWTRKAAEAGAHIVVFPEMSLTGYPVEDLSLRPTFASASKQMVEALARRLDEAGCGEVLTYIGYLDLDETGPRDAAAALYRGEVVARQFKHHLPNYGVFDEHRWFKPGHDLEVVRFHGVDVGMVICEDVWQDGGPISALGKAGVDLVVAPNASPYERAKDDIRLPLIARRAAEAGAPLVYTNQIGGQDDLVFDGDSIVVGADGRLLARAPQFVEHLLVVDTDLVAGGHTAEGEFEGLRVKRRVLSEEPVPAYTPRTESAISEPLSDEAEVWHALVVGLRDYVHKNGFSSVTFGFSGGIDSAVVAALAADALGGDNVYGVSMPSEYSSEHSKGDAEDLARRIGAHYRVEPIADMVKVYVEQLQLTGLAEENIQARVRGMLLMALSNQEGHLVLATGNKTELAVGYSTIYGDAVGAFAPIKDLFKTHVWHLAKWRNAEAEKNGETPPIPENSITKPPSAELRPGQLDSDSLPDYLMLDDILDDYIEGDRGYVDLVDAGFEPETIDRVVRMVDKAEYKRRQYPPGTKITFKAFGRDRRLPMTNGWREGTVVARSAQRDLLPG; encoded by the coding sequence ATGCCGCAACTGCGCATCGCACTGGCCCAGGTCAACACCACCGTCGGGGATCTCGAAGGCAACGCCGAGCTCACCGTCGAGTGGACTCGCAAGGCCGCCGAAGCAGGCGCCCACATCGTCGTCTTCCCGGAGATGTCCCTCACCGGTTACCCCGTCGAGGACCTCTCCCTCCGCCCGACCTTCGCCTCCGCCTCGAAGCAGATGGTCGAAGCGCTCGCCCGGCGGCTCGACGAAGCCGGCTGTGGCGAGGTGCTCACCTACATCGGGTACCTCGACCTGGACGAGACCGGCCCGCGCGACGCGGCGGCCGCGCTGTACCGCGGTGAAGTGGTCGCCCGCCAGTTCAAGCACCACCTGCCCAACTACGGCGTCTTCGACGAGCACCGCTGGTTCAAGCCGGGCCACGACCTCGAAGTCGTCCGTTTCCACGGCGTCGACGTCGGCATGGTGATCTGCGAGGACGTCTGGCAGGACGGCGGCCCGATCTCCGCGCTGGGCAAGGCCGGGGTGGACCTCGTGGTCGCGCCCAACGCTTCGCCCTACGAGCGCGCGAAGGACGACATCCGCCTGCCGCTGATCGCCCGCCGCGCGGCCGAGGCCGGGGCGCCGCTGGTGTACACGAACCAGATCGGCGGTCAGGACGACCTCGTCTTCGACGGCGACTCGATCGTGGTCGGCGCGGACGGCCGGTTGCTGGCGCGCGCGCCGCAGTTCGTCGAGCACCTGCTCGTCGTCGACACGGACCTCGTGGCCGGCGGGCACACCGCCGAAGGCGAGTTCGAAGGGCTGCGGGTCAAGCGCCGTGTACTCAGCGAGGAGCCGGTCCCGGCGTACACCCCGCGCACCGAGTCCGCGATCAGCGAGCCGTTGTCGGACGAAGCCGAGGTGTGGCACGCGCTCGTCGTCGGCCTGCGCGACTACGTGCACAAGAACGGCTTCTCGTCGGTGACGTTCGGGTTCTCGGGCGGCATCGACTCGGCGGTCGTGGCGGCGCTGGCCGCCGACGCGCTGGGCGGCGACAACGTCTACGGCGTTTCGATGCCTTCGGAGTACTCCTCGGAGCACTCGAAGGGCGACGCCGAAGACCTCGCCCGCCGGATCGGCGCGCACTATCGCGTCGAACCGATCGCGGACATGGTCAAGGTCTACGTCGAGCAGCTTCAGCTGACCGGGCTCGCCGAGGAGAACATCCAGGCTCGTGTCCGCGGCATGCTGCTGATGGCGCTGTCCAACCAGGAAGGTCACCTGGTGCTCGCCACCGGCAACAAGACCGAACTCGCCGTCGGGTATTCGACGATCTACGGCGACGCCGTCGGGGCCTTCGCGCCGATCAAGGACCTGTTCAAGACCCACGTCTGGCATCTGGCCAAGTGGCGCAACGCCGAAGCCGAGAAGAACGGCGAAACCCCGCCGATCCCGGAGAACTCGATCACCAAGCCGCCGTCGGCGGAGTTGCGGCCGGGTCAGCTGGACAGCGACTCGCTGCCCGACTACCTGATGCTCGACGACATCCTCGACGACTACATCGAGGGCGACCGCGGCTACGTCGACCTGGTCGACGCGGGCTTCGAGCCGGAAACCATCGACCGTGTGGTGCGGATGGTCGACAAGGCCGAGTACAAGCGCCGCCAGTATCCGCCGGGCACCAAGATCACGTTCAAGGCGTTCGGGCGGGACCGGCGGCTGCCGATGACCAACGGCTGGCGGGAGGGCACCGTCGTCGCCCGCTCAGCTCAGCGCGACCTGCTTCCCGGCTGA
- a CDS encoding alpha/beta hydrolase: protein MRLCRVPAVLVVAVLVASCTTQQPQPAPLASPTTTASPTPDPKALEKFTEQKLAWDACPSFKDKAFECAKLTVPLDYLKPDGETISIGVLRHKAKNTGRRIGSLVLNPGGPGGSGVSAAARIAKSRPAAALAERFDIVGFDPRGVGTSEPKLVCLTDAERDADRAEDSESDSTPAGIAKQLADAKAYAAKCAERTKHGTELLANIGTRDVVRDLDVLRSALGDEKLTYLGFSYGTQIGTAYAEAYPDKVRALLLDGAVDPELDTAESLVTQMAGFQNTFAKFGKWCAARADCALGRDARAVTKAFQDLVQPLITAPVPAGNRRLSFEDAITGTSAALYSQDAWKFLNDGFAELKRGSGKTLVALADNYYGRESDGRYTGILDVYFAVRCVDSTRIADRGVIDDAHRRMLQGAPFLTGGTPDMSELDICSVWPVPATSEVHKPDVDGLPQPLIISTTDDPATPYASGVNLARDLKGALLTFEGAQHTVFLDGNECVDSAGLAYLIDGELPAPDTRCT from the coding sequence ATGAGGCTTTGCCGTGTCCCGGCCGTGCTCGTTGTCGCCGTGCTGGTCGCCTCCTGCACGACGCAGCAGCCACAGCCCGCGCCGCTGGCGTCGCCGACCACCACGGCATCACCTACCCCGGACCCGAAGGCGCTCGAGAAGTTCACTGAGCAGAAGCTGGCGTGGGACGCGTGCCCGTCCTTCAAGGACAAGGCGTTCGAGTGCGCGAAGCTCACCGTGCCGCTCGATTACCTGAAGCCGGACGGCGAGACGATCTCGATCGGCGTCCTCCGGCACAAGGCGAAGAACACCGGCAGGCGGATCGGCTCCCTCGTGCTCAACCCGGGTGGCCCCGGTGGCTCGGGTGTCTCGGCCGCCGCGCGGATCGCGAAGTCCCGGCCCGCGGCGGCGCTGGCCGAGCGCTTCGACATCGTCGGATTCGATCCGCGTGGGGTCGGGACCAGCGAGCCGAAGCTCGTCTGCCTCACCGATGCCGAACGCGACGCCGACCGCGCGGAAGATTCGGAAAGCGACTCGACGCCCGCCGGGATCGCGAAGCAGCTCGCCGACGCCAAGGCGTACGCCGCGAAGTGCGCCGAGCGCACGAAGCACGGCACAGAGCTGCTCGCCAACATCGGGACCAGGGACGTCGTCCGCGATCTCGACGTCTTGCGCTCAGCCCTCGGCGACGAGAAGCTCACCTACCTGGGCTTTTCGTACGGGACGCAGATCGGGACCGCCTATGCCGAGGCCTACCCGGACAAGGTGCGGGCGCTGCTTCTCGACGGCGCGGTCGACCCCGAACTCGACACCGCCGAATCGCTGGTCACGCAGATGGCGGGCTTCCAGAACACGTTCGCCAAATTCGGCAAGTGGTGCGCGGCGCGCGCGGACTGCGCGCTCGGACGGGACGCGCGCGCGGTGACGAAGGCGTTCCAGGACCTGGTCCAGCCGCTGATCACCGCCCCGGTGCCCGCAGGGAACCGCCGGCTCTCGTTCGAGGACGCCATCACCGGGACCAGCGCCGCGCTGTACTCACAGGACGCGTGGAAATTCCTCAACGACGGGTTCGCCGAGCTCAAGCGGGGGAGCGGCAAGACCCTGGTCGCGCTCGCCGACAACTACTACGGCCGCGAGTCGGACGGCCGGTATACCGGCATCCTCGACGTGTACTTCGCCGTCCGGTGCGTCGACAGCACGCGGATCGCCGACAGGGGTGTCATCGACGACGCTCACCGGCGGATGCTCCAGGGCGCGCCGTTCCTGACCGGCGGCACCCCGGACATGAGCGAGCTGGACATCTGCTCGGTGTGGCCGGTGCCCGCCACGTCGGAGGTCCACAAGCCGGACGTCGACGGCCTGCCGCAGCCGTTGATCATCTCGACCACCGACGACCCGGCGACCCCGTACGCGTCCGGCGTGAACCTGGCGCGGGATCTCAAGGGAGCTTTGCTCACGTTCGAGGGCGCGCAGCACACCGTCTTCCTCGACGGCAACGAGTGCGTCGACAGCGCAGGCCTCGCCTACCTGATCGATGGCGAACTGCCCGCCCCCGACACCCGCTGCACCTAG
- the secA2 gene encoding accessory Sec system translocase SecA2, with amino-acid sequence MAALISRVSKKLRRIIQRPGSVELTRYEALLPAIEKLEPELEKLSDEELTERAGKLRDAASFGNDQLIEVCALGREAARRALGERAFDVQLLGTMGLLSGHIVQMETGEGKTLAGALAGAGYALRGKHVHVVTVNDYLARRDAEWMGPIYDLLGVSVGWVEPAHSRDERREAYAKEVTYGAVSEIGFDVLRDRLVTREGDLVQREPEVAIVDEADSVLVDEARVPLVMAGSIDHTDADEEVANIVRRLRLGLHYETDADGRNAWLTKAGASVVEKALGDDINLYDETGSDRLPAVNVALHAHALLTRDVDYLVRDGKVQLINAARGRVAELQRWPDGLQAAVEAKEQVKATDRGEILDSITVQALLARYPEVAGMTGTAVAVAEQLREFYKLEVAVIPPNTPNIREDQEDRIFGSPSQKLRAIEEEIRRVHETGRPILVGTQDVAESEELAEKLAKVDLECVVLNARNDAEEAAIIADAGKKGAVTVSTQMAGRGTDIRLGGKDGDGRDEVVELGGLHVIGTARYPSSRLDGQLRGRSGRQGDPGSAVFFASLNDELVLSNAPDIPEGISSDVGSGEIVDPAALRQINHAQRVAEGVDLEIHRNTWRYTRLIERQRGELLEHRDKVLRTAHAAEVLEKAHPEKFKELSEAVDDEARVEQLSREVLLFHIDQLWSDHLAFLTDVRESIHLRALARETPIDEFHRAAIPEFHKIIPEAAERAAKTLEEAEITENGIDLGDAGVRRANTTWTYLVHDNPFDSDFEQTIKKVRSMIKRK; translated from the coding sequence GTGGCAGCACTGATCAGCCGGGTGAGCAAGAAGCTGCGCCGGATCATCCAGCGGCCGGGCAGCGTCGAGCTGACCCGCTACGAAGCGCTGCTGCCGGCCATCGAGAAGCTCGAGCCCGAGTTGGAGAAGCTCTCCGACGAGGAGCTGACAGAGCGGGCCGGCAAGCTTCGGGACGCCGCTTCCTTCGGCAACGACCAGCTGATCGAGGTCTGCGCGCTCGGTCGCGAGGCCGCGCGGCGGGCCCTCGGCGAGCGCGCCTTCGATGTCCAGCTGCTGGGCACGATGGGCCTGCTCAGCGGGCATATCGTGCAGATGGAGACCGGTGAGGGCAAGACGCTGGCGGGTGCGCTGGCCGGCGCCGGGTACGCCCTGCGCGGGAAGCACGTCCACGTCGTCACGGTGAACGACTACCTCGCCCGTCGTGACGCGGAGTGGATGGGCCCGATCTACGACCTGCTCGGCGTCTCCGTCGGCTGGGTCGAGCCCGCGCACTCCCGCGACGAGCGCCGCGAGGCGTACGCGAAGGAGGTCACGTACGGCGCCGTCAGCGAAATCGGCTTCGACGTGCTCCGCGACCGCCTGGTGACCCGCGAAGGGGACCTCGTCCAGCGCGAGCCCGAGGTGGCGATCGTCGACGAGGCGGACTCCGTGCTGGTCGACGAGGCCCGCGTACCGCTGGTGATGGCCGGATCGATCGACCACACCGACGCCGACGAAGAGGTCGCGAACATCGTCCGGCGGCTGCGGCTCGGGCTGCACTACGAGACCGACGCCGACGGCCGCAACGCCTGGCTCACCAAGGCCGGCGCTTCGGTGGTCGAGAAGGCCCTCGGCGACGACATCAACCTCTACGACGAGACGGGCTCGGACAGGCTGCCCGCGGTGAACGTGGCGCTGCACGCGCACGCGCTGCTCACCCGCGACGTCGACTACCTCGTGCGCGACGGCAAGGTGCAGCTGATCAACGCCGCGCGCGGCCGCGTCGCCGAGCTTCAGCGCTGGCCGGACGGCCTCCAAGCCGCGGTCGAAGCGAAGGAGCAGGTCAAGGCGACCGACCGGGGCGAGATCCTCGACTCGATCACCGTGCAGGCGCTGCTCGCGCGCTACCCCGAGGTCGCGGGCATGACCGGTACCGCGGTCGCGGTCGCCGAGCAGCTGCGCGAGTTCTACAAGCTCGAGGTCGCGGTCATCCCGCCGAACACGCCGAACATCCGTGAAGACCAGGAGGACCGGATCTTCGGATCGCCGTCGCAGAAGCTGCGCGCGATCGAGGAGGAGATCCGGCGGGTGCACGAGACCGGGCGGCCGATCCTCGTCGGCACCCAGGACGTCGCCGAGTCCGAAGAGCTGGCCGAGAAGCTGGCGAAGGTCGACCTCGAATGCGTCGTGCTCAACGCGCGCAACGACGCCGAGGAAGCCGCGATCATCGCCGACGCCGGCAAGAAGGGCGCGGTCACCGTCTCGACCCAGATGGCGGGCCGAGGCACCGACATCAGGCTGGGCGGCAAGGACGGCGACGGCCGCGACGAGGTCGTCGAGCTGGGCGGCCTGCACGTGATCGGCACCGCCCGGTACCCGTCGAGCAGGCTGGACGGCCAGCTGCGCGGCCGGTCCGGGCGGCAGGGGGACCCGGGCAGCGCGGTGTTCTTCGCCAGCCTGAACGACGAACTCGTGCTGTCGAACGCGCCGGACATCCCCGAGGGCATCAGCTCGGACGTGGGCAGCGGCGAGATCGTCGACCCGGCGGCGCTGCGGCAGATCAACCACGCGCAGCGTGTCGCCGAAGGTGTCGACCTGGAGATCCACCGGAACACCTGGCGCTACACGCGGCTGATCGAGCGGCAGCGCGGCGAGCTGCTCGAACACCGGGACAAGGTGCTGCGGACCGCGCACGCGGCGGAGGTGCTGGAGAAGGCGCATCCGGAGAAGTTCAAGGAGCTTTCGGAGGCTGTCGACGACGAGGCCCGGGTCGAACAGCTGAGCCGTGAGGTGCTGCTGTTCCACATCGACCAGCTGTGGTCGGACCACCTGGCGTTCCTGACCGACGTGCGGGAGAGCATCCACCTGCGGGCGCTGGCGCGGGAGACGCCGATCGACGAGTTCCACCGCGCGGCGATCCCCGAGTTCCACAAGATCATCCCGGAGGCGGCCGAGCGGGCGGCGAAGACGCTCGAGGAGGCCGAGATCACCGAGAACGGGATCGACCTCGGTGACGCGGGTGTGCGGCGGGCGAACACGACGTGGACGTACCTGGTGCACGACAACCCGTTCGACTCCGACTTCGAGCAGACCATCAAAAAGGTGCGGAGCATGATCAAGCGCAAGTAG
- a CDS encoding alpha/beta hydrolase, which translates to MSGLLAVTVAACSSGEGRTQPPPPATESHAPTGPVPAGLEKFYGQSLTWADCAPYATSDDAKAAFRVKDAQCARLTVPLDYAKPEGDSITLGLLRRKALDTDERIGALVVNPGGPGASGMQAAAGLASRTATNELGKRFDMVGFDPRGIGASQPQVRCLTDAERDADRADDGETDGSPEGVKKQEAESRDFAAKCAERTEHGAAMLANLGTRDVVKDMDILRSVLGEPKLNYLGYSYGTRIGSAYAEAFPTNVRALVLDGAVDPEQDAVESLVAQGQGFGKAFGEFSNWCAAREDCALGRDAAGVTKAFQDLVRPLIDFPVPVGDGRKLSYEDATTGVIQALYQEDLWEPLNTALNDLKRQRGDGLEKLADLYNERGADGRYGTTQDAFVAIRCVDDPRVTDPAKILDAQKRYAQAAPFLDDGKPDGAARDSCAFWPVPNTSEPHLPNVEGLPKTLVISTTNDPATPYQAGVNLAKAIKGALLTFEGNQHTVFLQGVSCVDQIGIDYLVNGALPDEGTRCAAK; encoded by the coding sequence CTGTCCGGCCTGCTCGCCGTCACCGTCGCCGCGTGCTCGTCGGGAGAGGGTAGAACCCAGCCGCCGCCTCCGGCCACCGAGTCGCACGCTCCGACCGGACCGGTGCCCGCCGGACTCGAGAAGTTCTACGGACAGAGCCTGACCTGGGCCGACTGTGCACCCTACGCGACATCCGATGACGCGAAAGCGGCGTTTCGAGTGAAGGACGCACAGTGCGCCCGGCTCACCGTCCCGCTCGACTACGCGAAGCCCGAAGGCGACTCGATCACGCTCGGCCTGCTGCGCCGGAAGGCGCTGGATACCGACGAAAGGATTGGGGCGCTCGTGGTCAACCCCGGCGGGCCCGGCGCCTCCGGGATGCAGGCCGCGGCCGGTCTCGCCTCCCGGACGGCGACGAACGAGCTGGGCAAACGCTTCGACATGGTCGGTTTCGACCCGCGCGGCATCGGCGCGAGCCAGCCGCAGGTCCGTTGCCTGACCGATGCCGAACGCGACGCGGACCGCGCGGACGACGGCGAGACCGACGGCTCACCCGAGGGAGTGAAAAAGCAGGAGGCCGAGTCCCGGGACTTCGCGGCGAAATGTGCCGAGCGGACCGAACACGGCGCCGCGATGCTCGCGAACCTGGGCACGCGTGACGTCGTCAAGGACATGGACATCCTGCGTTCGGTCCTCGGCGAGCCGAAGCTGAACTACCTCGGCTACTCCTACGGGACGCGGATCGGGTCCGCCTACGCCGAGGCCTTCCCGACGAACGTCCGCGCGCTGGTGCTCGACGGGGCCGTCGACCCGGAGCAGGACGCGGTGGAGTCGCTGGTCGCGCAGGGGCAGGGCTTCGGTAAGGCGTTCGGCGAGTTCTCGAACTGGTGCGCCGCGCGCGAGGATTGCGCCCTGGGGCGAGACGCCGCCGGAGTGACGAAGGCGTTCCAAGATCTGGTGCGGCCCCTGATCGACTTCCCGGTGCCGGTCGGCGACGGCCGGAAATTGTCGTACGAGGACGCGACGACCGGCGTGATACAGGCCCTCTACCAGGAAGATCTCTGGGAACCGCTGAACACCGCGCTCAACGACCTGAAACGCCAGCGCGGCGACGGCCTGGAAAAACTGGCCGACCTCTACAACGAGCGCGGCGCCGACGGCCGCTACGGGACGACGCAGGACGCCTTCGTCGCGATCCGCTGCGTCGACGATCCTCGGGTCACCGATCCGGCGAAGATCCTCGACGCGCAGAAGCGGTACGCGCAGGCGGCGCCGTTCCTCGACGACGGCAAGCCGGACGGAGCCGCGCGCGATTCCTGCGCGTTCTGGCCGGTGCCGAACACCTCGGAACCGCACCTGCCGAACGTCGAGGGCCTGCCGAAGACGCTGGTCATTTCGACGACGAACGACCCGGCGACCCCGTATCAGGCGGGCGTCAACCTCGCGAAAGCGATCAAGGGAGCTTTGCTCACGTTCGAGGGCAACCAGCACACGGTCTTCCTCCAGGGCGTGTCGTGCGTCGACCAGATCGGCATCGACTACCTGGTGAACGGCGCCCTGCCGGACGAGGGGACGCGCTGCGCCGCCAAGTAA
- a CDS encoding MFS transporter translates to MQTETRLHRAWFVAAAAFIALLAAAGFRAAPGVLIDPLHNEFGWSRATIASAVSVNLVLYGLFSPFAAALMERFGMRRVASTALFVVAIGAGGTVFMNASWQLILCWGVLVGVGTGSMAMSFAATVAARWFVRSRGVVTGVLTAAGATGQLIFLPIVANLAVDEGWRTASLVIAIAALAVVPVVLLVVRDHPSDVGTTAYGAEPAEVAPVARTGGSARRALSVLGSAARTRTFWLLAVGFAICGATTNGLVSTHFVPAAHDHGMPQTTAAGLLALVGIFDVAGTIASGWLTDRVDPRILLGVYYALRGVSLALLPQLLSGTVEPSMWAFIVFYGLDWVATVPPTVALCVRQYGAAGPIVFGWVFASHQLGAGLAAFGAGAIRDAAGSYALAWYIAASLAVLASVASLSITKAAKPEPVLVG, encoded by the coding sequence GTGCAAACCGAGACCCGTCTCCACCGCGCGTGGTTCGTCGCCGCCGCCGCGTTCATCGCCCTGCTCGCCGCCGCCGGCTTCCGCGCGGCCCCCGGCGTCCTCATCGACCCGCTTCACAACGAGTTCGGCTGGTCGCGCGCGACGATCGCGTCGGCCGTCTCCGTGAACCTCGTCCTCTACGGACTCTTCTCGCCCTTCGCGGCAGCGCTCATGGAGCGCTTCGGCATGCGACGCGTCGCCTCGACCGCGTTGTTCGTCGTCGCGATCGGCGCGGGCGGCACGGTCTTCATGAACGCGAGCTGGCAGCTCATCCTCTGCTGGGGCGTGCTGGTCGGCGTCGGCACCGGCTCGATGGCGATGAGTTTCGCCGCCACGGTCGCCGCCCGCTGGTTCGTCCGCAGCCGCGGCGTCGTCACCGGCGTCCTCACCGCGGCGGGCGCCACCGGCCAGCTGATCTTCCTGCCGATCGTGGCGAACCTCGCCGTCGACGAGGGCTGGCGGACGGCGTCGCTCGTCATCGCCATCGCCGCGCTGGCCGTCGTCCCCGTCGTTCTCCTGGTGGTCCGCGATCACCCGTCCGACGTCGGAACGACCGCGTACGGCGCGGAGCCGGCCGAAGTCGCTCCCGTCGCCCGCACGGGTGGTTCCGCCCGCCGCGCGCTGTCGGTCCTCGGTTCGGCAGCACGCACGAGGACGTTCTGGCTGCTTGCGGTCGGCTTCGCGATCTGCGGCGCCACGACGAACGGCCTGGTCAGCACTCACTTCGTGCCCGCGGCGCACGACCACGGCATGCCACAGACGACCGCCGCCGGCCTGCTCGCCCTCGTCGGAATCTTCGACGTCGCCGGCACGATCGCCTCGGGCTGGCTCACCGACCGCGTCGATCCGCGAATCCTGCTCGGCGTCTACTACGCCCTTCGTGGCGTTTCGCTCGCTCTGCTCCCGCAACTGTTGAGCGGAACGGTGGAACCGAGCATGTGGGCGTTCATCGTCTTCTACGGCCTCGATTGGGTGGCGACGGTCCCGCCTACGGTCGCGCTCTGTGTCCGGCAATACGGCGCCGCCGGGCCGATCGTCTTCGGCTGGGTCTTCGCCAGCCACCAGCTCGGAGCCGGTCTCGCGGCCTTCGGCGCGGGCGCGATCCGCGACGCGGCGGGCAGTTACGCGCTCGCTTGGTACATCGCCGCGAGCCTCGCCGTGCTCGCTTCGGTCGCTTCGCTGTCGATCACCAAGGCGGCCAAACCCGAACCGGTCCTCGTGGGGTGA
- a CDS encoding amidase has translation MVRRPVFGVLTALVAATIAASAAPAASAAGKPLDLDAADIPALQARMSSGRLTAVGLTSAYLDRIHKVDRKVNAVIAVNPAALAQAAESDVRRRAGKTRGPLDGIPILVKDNVDTRSQQTTAGSRALRSKPAKDATLIRRLRDAGAVVLGKANLSEWANFRAAKPTSGWSGVGGQTNNPYVLDRNPCGSSAGSAAGVAASLAQVAIGSETDGSIVCPAGMTATVGHKPSLGLVSRTGVVPISAEQDTAGPMARHVVDVALTLSALQGRDPSDPATGTYPPNQPTDYAAHLRPGVLKGARIGLWRLPVLGPDVDAVLTKTKNSLVKAGAEVVEVTPPYQARLGELEFPALLTEFHRDIDRYLATRPEGPRDLAALIAYNRSDPLEQTCFAGQELFEQALVAPSPSDPTYQANRRELTDLAKRSIDETLAKHRLDAIAAPTNPPAWKTDCKTGDNDVIPSSTPAAVSGYPAVTVPAGFVGELPVGVSFMAGQWTDARVLAYAADFERVVPAREPPRYLKTVG, from the coding sequence ATGGTGCGGCGGCCGGTGTTCGGAGTTCTGACGGCGCTGGTCGCCGCGACCATCGCGGCGAGTGCCGCACCAGCGGCCTCCGCCGCGGGAAAGCCACTCGATCTCGACGCCGCCGACATCCCCGCGCTCCAGGCCCGGATGTCCTCCGGACGGCTGACCGCGGTCGGCCTGACCTCGGCTTATCTCGACCGCATCCACAAGGTCGACCGGAAGGTGAACGCGGTCATCGCGGTCAACCCGGCCGCGCTCGCGCAAGCCGCGGAGAGCGACGTCCGGCGCCGTGCCGGCAAGACGCGCGGACCGCTGGACGGCATCCCGATCCTGGTGAAGGACAACGTCGACACCCGCTCCCAGCAGACGACGGCGGGGTCGCGCGCACTGCGTAGCAAGCCCGCCAAGGACGCGACTCTGATCCGCCGCCTGCGCGACGCGGGCGCGGTCGTCCTCGGCAAGGCGAACCTGTCCGAATGGGCGAACTTCCGCGCCGCCAAACCCACTTCCGGGTGGTCCGGTGTCGGTGGGCAGACGAACAACCCGTACGTGCTCGATCGCAACCCGTGCGGGTCGTCCGCCGGATCCGCCGCGGGGGTCGCCGCGTCACTCGCCCAGGTGGCGATCGGCAGTGAGACCGACGGCTCGATCGTCTGCCCGGCGGGGATGACCGCGACGGTGGGTCACAAACCGAGCCTCGGCCTGGTCAGCCGCACCGGCGTGGTGCCGATCTCGGCCGAACAGGACACCGCCGGCCCGATGGCCAGGCACGTCGTCGACGTCGCGCTGACCCTGTCGGCGCTCCAAGGCCGGGATCCGAGCGACCCCGCCACCGGCACGTACCCGCCGAATCAGCCGACCGACTACGCCGCGCACCTCCGGCCCGGCGTTCTGAAGGGTGCCCGGATCGGGCTCTGGCGCCTGCCGGTCCTCGGCCCGGACGTCGACGCCGTGCTGACGAAGACCAAGAACTCGCTGGTCAAGGCAGGAGCCGAGGTCGTCGAGGTGACTCCGCCGTACCAGGCGAGGCTCGGCGAGCTGGAGTTCCCTGCCCTGCTCACCGAGTTCCACCGCGACATCGATCGCTACCTCGCCACGCGCCCCGAAGGCCCGCGCGACCTTGCCGCGTTGATCGCCTACAACCGGTCCGACCCGCTGGAGCAGACCTGTTTCGCCGGACAGGAACTCTTCGAACAGGCGCTCGTCGCGCCCAGCCCGTCCGACCCCACCTACCAGGCCAACCGCCGCGAACTCACCGACCTGGCGAAACGCTCGATCGACGAGACCCTCGCGAAGCACCGCCTCGACGCCATCGCCGCGCCGACGAACCCGCCCGCCTGGAAGACCGACTGCAAGACCGGTGACAACGACGTGATCCCGTCGTCGACGCCGGCCGCGGTCTCGGGCTATCCCGCGGTGACCGTGCCCGCCGGTTTCGTCGGCGAGCTCCCGGTCGGGGTTTCGTTCATGGCGGGGCAGTGGACGGACGCCCGAGTGCTGGCCTACGCGGCCGACTTCGAACGCGTCGTCCCCGCCCGCGAACCGCCTCGCTACCTGAAGACCGTCGGATGA
- a CDS encoding LppX_LprAFG lipoprotein produces the protein MRCRHLVPALLLTLGLIGGCAGSSPLPPAQDYVSAAADSLVSLRSVRFTLGVNGVVTGLPVRGLDGEVSLDGGAVGKADLQDDAGRRKVEYRLSGSEVTLSGPAGEQVLPASAPYTPEAMLGPDGGLRRLLTGATDLRGERWERVQDTESFRIAAKVPAAVIGGIVPEIKSDVFVKLWISRDEPRRLVRVWLQVPPTRPEEFAVMLELALTRHNAVVVGAGR, from the coding sequence ATGCGCTGCCGTCACCTCGTGCCGGCGCTGCTGCTCACGCTCGGGCTCATCGGCGGCTGCGCGGGGTCTTCCCCGCTGCCGCCTGCCCAGGACTACGTGAGCGCGGCGGCCGACTCCCTCGTCTCGTTGCGCAGCGTGCGGTTCACGCTCGGGGTGAACGGTGTCGTCACCGGGTTGCCGGTGCGCGGGCTCGACGGCGAAGTCAGCCTCGACGGTGGCGCGGTCGGTAAGGCCGACCTGCAGGACGACGCCGGACGGAGGAAGGTCGAGTACCGGCTGTCGGGCTCGGAGGTCACGCTCAGTGGGCCTGCTGGGGAGCAGGTGCTGCCGGCTTCGGCGCCGTACACGCCCGAAGCGATGCTCGGGCCCGACGGTGGGCTTCGGCGGCTGCTGACCGGGGCGACCGATTTGCGGGGCGAGCGGTGGGAGCGGGTGCAGGACACCGAGTCGTTCCGGATCGCCGCGAAGGTGCCGGCCGCGGTGATCGGCGGGATCGTGCCGGAGATCAAGTCGGACGTGTTCGTGAAGCTGTGGATTTCGCGGGACGAGCCGCGGCGGCTGGTGCGGGTGTGGCTGCAGGTGCCGCCGACGAGGCCGGAGGAGTTCGCGGTGATGCTGGAGCTGGCGTTGACCAGGCATAACGCGGTGGTCGTCGGGGCCGGGCGGTAG